The window ggaggaggaggaatcttGAGTATGGAAactagtgtttttcaaacttttttttttttttttttaagtaacagaaCCCTTTCTTTCTGTTGGCAAAAATACCTCAATATATACGAGACAAAGGACCTGTTTTGGTTAAAGTGGGGGTTTTCTTGACCTACACCCACCCTCAATGGCTATCCCAGTGTATTTTATAACAGTCTGAAAAACCACCATCTCAGACCAACGCTTCATCCAGAAACTGGACTTGGGAGATATTATGATAGCGGGAGCTGGCGGAATTGGTACATGAAACATGGGGTGACAAGGAGGTAAGAAACCCCTGTCCAAATCAAATGGTTTCCTTTATGGCAACGAAGCCAGCAGTATAAACAGGCTGAGATTATTTGTGTACTAGGTAAAAGAAATCGGCTACCAGTATAAGCACATTTAAATCTGCATACGACAATGGATAAAGGGAATCTTTCTGCAGGAAATGCTGAGGCTTTTCCAGATATGAGACATCACAGGAGCCTATGTTTCTAATTCCAACAGCAAGTTGGTCATCGGGCCCCTAGTTTCAAATTTAGACCATTCTTGTTCTCTAtacaagcaggctttgtgccccACTCACTGTGTACCCAAATCAATAACCCAGTGCAGAAGTATGGGCGACCCTAGATTCTCACTATTAGACCAAACAACCTCAAGATGCTTTCCAGAATCTTAATCCCTGAACTGACCATCCCCCAGAGCAGGATCCTCGTGGAAAGACTGCCCAGTACGATCAGAGCCAATGAAAACACAGAACGAGAAAACATCCAGCATAACCTACCGAGGCAATCCTATTGGCCTCAGCCGAGCTTCACTGAAAGTACTGTGAAGTAATGAAAAGAGCAGCGAACCTGAAAAGACTGGGGTAAACCTGCTGAGCTCCCTGAAGGTTTCcttatcagaaaaatgaaagtgtAGGACTTGGTGATCTCTAGGTTTTCCACAAAGGGGTTTTTCTGATCTGAAGGAAAACTGCTCCGCTTCATCTGGGGTTCCCAATCCCAACTTTCTCCTCCCCAACTGTCTTACAGGTCgtaagaaggaggaaagaaagacaaagaaattgcAGTTTGATCGGGACTCTATTCTGTACACGTCAAGCAAGCATAGCACCCCTAGGTCAAAACCCAGGTCCTGAGGTCAAGGTTCAGTGGAAAGTAGAGCATCGCCATATAATCCTACCTCCCGCCTTCGGAGTCAAACGGCTCCGCGTCCAAACAGTTTAGAATCCTGCCTGTTTATGCTATAAGCCACTTTGGTCATCTGCCCTCCTATGTTCACAACCGTCCGGGGCACAAATTCTAGTATCTATCCCAACCCTTCCCCACTGCAGAGCTAAACCCCATCCTTTCTGACCTTGGGGAGACGGCAGCTCCCAGCCTCGGTCCCTCAAAGACGTCCTAGGGGCTCCCTCTCAAAGATCAGACattcctcccatccccccaccctcctaAATTTAGGACAGGGAAGCTTCAGGGCCACTGTCTCTCTTCCGGGACCGTTCAGACTGCATTCCAAGTAGGGAAATACAAGAGGGAAAAAGACGGGGTTGGGGGGACACATGGACCCTGGCGAGTCACTCCTCCAGCACCTCAGAGACCAGGTACCCGACCACTCGCgcatccttctctcccctccccggggCCGTAGGGCGCCCAGATGGAGACCCACAGGGCCCACGCTTGCTCGGACCCCCGCTTCGCGTGCTCCCTCGGCCCCAGCCCCCAGCgaggggctgggaaggaaggaggtccCTGCGGTCTCACCTGGGGCGGAGGCGCTCGCTCATGGCAGCCGGTGGAGGGGAGCGACGCGGCGCCGCTCCGCGAGCTGAGGGAACAGAGGGTGTTGTGTTCGGGCGGCCGCCACGCCCACCCCCTCGGGCCTTGGCTCTCGCCGCGGCGCGGGTGGACGCTGCCGGCGGTGAGTACCCCTCGGTGGGACCCGTACCACCGCTACTTCCGGCGTCTGCTCCGCGCCCCCCCATGTCGCAGCCGCCGTGGTACCGCCCTCTCGAGACTGCGCAGTGGCGCGACGGCGGCCGCGCCGACCGGTAACCCCGCCCACGGGAAGAGGCGGGCTCCGAGTGGGGAGGAGCGCCTAGGAGCTTCTGGGAGAGAGGACCTCATGAGAAGGCGGCCCGAGCTTTCGCCTGTTCGCAGCCGAAAAGTGACGGCATATAAGTCAAGCCaggtttaaattaatttaaattatttcataataatacgATACAGGTACTTAAGTTAAGCACCTATGAGCTAACAGTTTTGTAGAAACATAGCTGAGAAGCATCAGGCAGTGGCGCAGACGGCCTGCGGCGGGTCCCCGACAGGGAGTTGGGAAGCTGCTGGAGGGCTGCGCTGGGGGGCTTGTCGCGGGGGCTTCCGGGACTTTCACACCTGGTTAGGTAAGGACGCTGCTCTGGGCTAATTGCGGCGGGTCGGGCTTTGTCCTAGTGCCCACGCCCTGTGtctgggggtcaggggagggggctTCCCGAGGAGAGAGGGGAGTCGATCGGGTGGCGGGCCAGCCGTGGGCGGGCTTCCGGGGCCTCAGGATGAACCTCCTCCGCGTCCCTGCGGCTCCGGCTGAGGCTGCAGTGGAGGCCGGCCCGAAGCCGCTAGCTTCCCCACGGCCCCCGCCCACTCCGCGGGAAGCGGCGGCTCGGCTTCCGGAAAGAGTGcgggagctgggaggagggcgGGCCAGGTACCGCGGCtcaggggtggagtggggtggcgggggggcggTTGTCACAAGTCCGACCGGCCCTGCGCCCGACCAGCGTGCGCGACTTTAACTGTCTGGTTTCCGGAACACGGAGAGAGACCTGCGCTGCGAGTTGGCTGTACTCGGTTCAGTGCCGCACCACATTCATTCACTGAGTGTGCTGTGGGGTTACTTTTCCGATTGTGTCTTGCGCTGGCTGATAATTAAAATCGAGTTTCTTTCGCCAGACCCAGGAGCTGCGATCGTGAGGCATGGAGATCcaaaagaaacaaccacaaaattaGCATCCTTCTGGGGAACCGCCTGTAAGAAAGTATTTAGGCACCCACGGTAAGACGTTACCACGAGAGGGTGCAGGATCTTCCCAGTAGGACTGAGTGTGGCGGAGTACTGTAGGGGCAGACACGTCTAAGAGGTCCCAAGCCTCTTCTGAAGTTATTAGCCTAAGGCCCGTGGACTGGCTCCAATTGTGGCTATTTTTATAAGTCATCGGCTCAAAAGTTTGATTATATTGTCAGAGGGGTACCTCCAAAGTCAGAATGATTACTGTAATcagaaacagttttgttttgcctGAGTTTACATAGGATCCTAAATGGCCAGGATTATGTCTGTTTATCTTGTAAATGGTTTCAGTGTCACTCTTTGACTTAAGTAGTAGTTAGAAGGTATTCAGTCACAGTGATTTATGATAGCGTTTGCATGTTGACGtttagagaaaaaattcattcaacaaataccatATGCCCAGCACGGTGCTCAAAGAGGTACAAGTGATACAtggtattacttttttttcatgttcttaccTGGTATGAATATCACAAAGGTTTCAAACTAAATGAATTTGCTGGCAGTCCATACGCTACAAACCGTGAATGAAAAACTGGGGACCATGTTTCCTCCACCTATATATTAGTGCATCGCACacacttttttttgagagagtgcgtgcacatgagtgtgagcaggagagggacagagagagtgagagagagaatcttaagcaggctccacgctcaccatgaagcccagcatggggctcagtcccacaaacgtgggatcgtgacctgagctgaaatcaagagtaggatgctcaaccgactgagcgaacCAGGCACGCCCACAtacttttatatatgtgtgtatgggtGTACATGTGTTTTATTAATACGGGAAGTGTTAGTACAGCTTCATTTCTCATGCTGAAAGCCTGgaagttctaatattttcttcttgcaCCTCTGTGGATCTTCCATATACCACTTGGAAAACATGACTGGTCAACAGCCTTCAGATCTTGGCCTGAATTCACCATTCTTTCCTTAAGTGGTATATTTAAGGgcttcaaacaatttttttatacTCATGTAATACCCAGTTGACTTGCTGTAACTTTAAATAGCAAACATTTTAATCTGACTGCTAGTTTGGACAACTTTTTCTTCCAGTAACCGTTATTTATTAGGTTTAAGTCTTTTAGCTTTTCTCAGCTACTAGTTAGGGATGTAAAACCTCTTTGATTGTCTTTTACTGGTGATTGGTTGCTAGAAGACTTTAAGAAATGTATAATGCCAAGCATAAATGGAGCCAGGAGTATTTATCTTAAAACCAACTATGTCTTCTGTTTCctatttctgtaagaaaatgaaaacatttttttttaaacgtttatttatttttgagacagagagagacagagcatgaacgggggagggtcagagagagggagacacagaatctgaaacaggctccaggctctgagctgtcagcacagagcccgacgcagggctcgaactcacggaccacgagatcatgacctgagccgaagtcggccgcttaaccgactgagccacccaggctccccgaaaacattttttttttaacaatttcctTTGACCTGGGTTCTTCCAAATGAAAGGTacacatgtaaatgaaatattAGTATTTACTTTACAAACTATGTGCCCCTCATAATCTCCCGTTTATCTTTTTCAGGAATAAGAGAGTGATACTCTGCCAGGATGGAAGTGTGTCCTTACTGTAAGAAGCCATTTAAACGATTAAAATCCCACTTGCCACACTGTAAGATGATAAGGCCGACTGTACCCACTGATCACAAAGCTTGTCAGTCCAAGCTGGCTACACGCCCACATGCTACAAGCAGGAAAAGACCAATCACAGATTTAAATAACACTacagagagagagttagagaccaggagtgaaaaaagaaataccaagttGGTAAAGGACAAACCAGAACGGACAGTGAAGTCTTTTCCACTACCGGCCGTTGGTTTAGAAAGAGCAAGTAACACAAAGGCAGATGAATACCTCAAGAATCGAGTTCAGTGCTCCCTCAAAATGCTAAAAGATACTGAACCAAAGGTTGCTTTCCAGggagaaaccaaggctcagtTTTATGCATCACAAAATACCACTCCTAACAAAGAACTTCCCAAAGATTTGCCTCCATCAGGGGAGAGTAGAAGTAAGCTTTCAGAAACCAAAGCATCTTTACCTCTTGGCCCAGTAGAACCTTCTTCATCAAATCAAGATAGAAAACCTTCAGCCTTACCCAGTGATGTACAGACCACTTCTCCTGATTTAAGATTGGACAAAATTGATCCCCCAAGACAGAAGCTTCTAGTAAAGTTAGTAGGTACAGCTAATGGTGATTATCGTAGTTCTCCCATGAATCTCCATCATGGGATTGAAAGAGTAAGAACGTCCTTGTCAAGCAATGAGACAGAGTCGAAGGCCAGGGACCACCTCTCAGAAGTCTCTAGTGATGTTAGAGACCCTGAGAttcaagaaaagagaatggaatcacaatttttaaattttaaagttagcCCATTAGGTGAAATCCACGTCAGGGAGAACCAAGGAGAAGGACTTGACCTTGGAGTGGAGGCACGTGGGAGCACAGGAAGTGCAGAGAAAAGTGTATCTGTGACAGACACGCAGGAACGGGCAAAGAACTTCAGTGGTGGTGATTCGGCCACAGAGAAGAAATGTCGAGACGAAGGTCCCGATTTAAATTCGTTCACTCCAAGGGAGACGACTTGCGGTGAGCTACTTTCTGTATCACAGTCGTATAATCAAAATCTGGCCTCTCTGGCTGTCCGATTTTTTCAAGAAGAGAAAGCAGCTGCCTGCAGTCCTCACCGAGTCCCTGATGTGAAGGTGTTCACAGAGCGTAGTGAGCGAGCTCCTCTGCCGCACGGACCCGGCTGTGGGCCCCAGGCGTCACAACCTGGGTGCCAGCAGCCTTCACATTCAGTCCTGCTCCACGCCTCTGACAGCCCCTTCAGTCAGGTGGGCGTTGCTGGCAGGAAGGGCCTCTCAAGCTCCCTGGGCCTGGAGTGGTTTCCAGAGCTCTATCCTGGTTATCTTGGACTGGGGGTGTTGCCAGGGAAGCCCCAGTATTGGAATGCAGTGGCCCAGAAGCCTCAGCTCATCAGTCCCCAGGGGGAGAGACTCTCACAAGGTAAGCGTGCTCGTTTTCAAGGACCCTCCAGCCCCTCCGAACAGCTCTGTGCCTTTTGCCTTAATCAGGTTCAGAACACTCCTGCTTTCTCTCAGCTGACTTGTACCCAGGCGTTCCAGTATGCCAGACTCAATCGTGGTTCTGAAAACACTCATTCTTGCTCCAGAGTGCTTT is drawn from Panthera uncia isolate 11264 chromosome E1, Puncia_PCG_1.0, whole genome shotgun sequence and contains these coding sequences:
- the CE1H17orf80 gene encoding uncharacterized protein C17orf80 homolog isoform X2, yielding MEVCPYCKKPFKRLKSHLPHCKMIRPTVPTDHKACQSKLATRPHATSRKRPITDLNNTTERELETRSEKRNTKLVKDKPERTVKSFPLPAVGLERASNTKADEYLKNRVQCSLKMLKDTEPKVAFQGETKAQFYASQNTTPNKELPKDLPPSGESRSKLSETKASLPLGPVEPSSSNQDRKPSALPSDVQTTSPDLRLDKIDPPRQKLLVKLVGTANGDYRSSPMNLHHGIERVRTSLSSNETESKARDHLSEVSSDVRDPEIQEKRMESQFLNFKVSPLGEIHVRENQGEGLDLGVEARGSTGSAEKSVSVTDTQERAKNFSGGDSATEKKCRDEGPDLNSFTPRETTCGELLSVSQSYNQNLASLAVRFFQEEKAAACSPHRVPDVKVFTERSERAPLPHGPGCGPQASQPGCQQPSHSVLLHASDSPFSQVGVAGRKGLSSSLGLEWFPELYPGYLGLGVLPGKPQYWNAVAQKPQLISPQGERLSQGWVRCSTTVRSGAGGVTMLFAGYFVLWCSWSFRHLKLQRWRE
- the CE1H17orf80 gene encoding uncharacterized protein C17orf80 homolog isoform X1, yielding MEVCPYCKKPFKRLKSHLPHCKMIRPTVPTDHKACQSKLATRPHATSRKRPITDLNNTTERELETRSEKRNTKLVKDKPERTVKSFPLPAVGLERASNTKADEYLKNRVQCSLKMLKDTEPKVAFQGETKAQFYASQNTTPNKELPKDLPPSGESRSKLSETKASLPLGPVEPSSSNQDRKPSALPSDVQTTSPDLRLDKIDPPRQKLLVKLVGTANGDYRSSPMNLHHGIERVRTSLSSNETESKARDHLSEVSSDVRDPEIQEKRMESQFLNFKVSPLGEIHVRENQGEGLDLGVEARGSTGSAEKSVSVTDTQERAKNFSGGDSATEKKCRDEGPDLNSFTPRETTCGELLSVSQSYNQNLASLAVRFFQEEKAAACSPHRVPDVKVFTERSERAPLPHGPGCGPQASQPGCQQPSHSVLLHASDSPFSQVGVAGRKGLSSSLGLEWFPELYPGYLGLGVLPGKPQYWNAVAQKPQLISPQGERLSQVPLLERSSTALRSLGPPTRLTPSSLSLMRLLGAVQKGWVRCSTTVRSGAGGVTMLFAGYFVLWCSWSFRHLKLQRWRE